CACAGGCCGCTGGCGCGTCGTCCTGTTCGGAGCTTCACCTGCACGCGCACCGCACCTGCCGGAGCACGATCGAATTCTCCCTTTCCCCTGCGAAGCGGGGGAGAGGGCCGGGGAGAGGGGGCTGCCGCGGCGTGCACCGGCAGCCGGTGAAGCGCGCCCAGACCCCGGCCAAGGTGTTTCACGCGCACCGCACCTGCCGATTCGCGATCGAATTCTCCCCTCTCCGCATGCGCAGCATGCGGAGAGGGGCCGGGGGAGGGGCCTCCCGCGGCATGCACCGGCAACCAATCGAAGCGCACCCAAACCCCGCTGGCCAAGGTGTTTCCTCAGCGTTGGAGCGTTCGTGCGCGCTGTGTGGCGGATCCCTCAGTCGCTGCTGATCTCGGCGTACGGGCAGGTTCGCCGGGGCCGCTCCATCGGGATGACAGGTGCGCTTCGGCGGGTGGGGTGGAGATTCCCACACCAGGTGCGCTTAGACGGGTGGGGTGAAGATTCCTACAACAGCTGCGCTTCGGCGGATCGGATGTGCGTGCAGGTGAAGCCAGAGGGGCTCCACCCCATCACACCTTCCGCTTCTCCAGATCCCGCAGCACCACACGCGCGGCGTTGCGGCCCGAGGCGCCCATGATCCCGCCGCCCGGATGCGTGCTGGCGCCCGTCAGGTACATCCCGCGCAGCGGCCCCCGGTACTGCGCCATCCCCCCGAACGGCCGCAGCGCGAACATCTGCGTGACGCTCATCTCCAGGTGCATCACGTTTCCCCGCACCAGCCCCAGCTCCCGCTCCAGCCAGAGCGGATGCTGAAACAGGCTGCCCACCACCTTGCCGCGCGTCCCCGGCGCGTACTTCTCGAAGGCGTCCAGGATGCCGTCGGCCACGCGCTCCCCGATGTCGTCCCAATGGGCGCCGCCCGCCAGCTCGTACGGGTAGTACTGCGCCCACAGCCACAGCACCTCGCCCCCGGGCGGGGCCAGCGAGTCGTCGACGGCGCTGAACGTCATCGCCACGATGGGCGGGTCGCGCGTGGGCTCGCGGCGCAGGTAGTCGCCGTACGCCGACAGGATCTGCTGGCGGTCGCGGCACAGCAGCTGGAGCCCTACCCTTGCCTCGCGTCCTGGGTGCGCCACGTACTCCACTGGCGAGTCCAGCGCCAGCCGCAGCACCGCGCCGAAGCCGTTCCCCACCTGCATCCCGCGCGCGGCGGGTGGCCGGTGCTCCACCGGCAGCAGCCGTCCGAACGTTTCCACCGCGTGCGTTCCCGACACCACGGCGCGGGCGGTGTACGGCTGGCCGCGCACCCGGATTCCCACGGCCCGTCCGTCGTCGACCAGGATCTCGTCCACCCCCGCGCCCGTGTGGACGTAGCCGCCGTGCGCCTCTACGTGCCGGGCCAGCGCCTGCGTGAGCACCCCCGAGCCGCCGCGCGGCCGGGCGATGCCGCCCTCGTGGTAGAGCGGCTGCCAGAGGAGGAAGGGCGCCGTCAGCGGCTCCGTGGGCGGCGGGCCGGACTGCGCGGCCATCCACACCAGCGGCGCCTTCACCTTTTCCTCGCGAAAGTACTCGTCGACCACCTCGCCGTACGGGCGCAGGATGGTGCGCAGCGCGCGCTGCCAGTCGCGCCCGAAGGCCCGGTTGAAGAGGAAGCGCTTCCCCAGCTGAAAAGGGCTGGGCACCTCCAGGAAGGCGTCCTTCACCAGCCGCGCGAAGGGGCGCCAGTCGTCCATCAGGCGGCGGTACGCATCGCCCTCGCCCGGGTACTTTTGCTCCAGCTCCTGGGCCGTGCGGTCGGCGTCGCGGTGGATGAACAGCGAGTCGCCGTCCTCGAACGGGGCGAAGAAGAGCGGGTCCAGCTCCAGGTACTCCAGCCCGAAGCGCTCCAGCCCCAGCTCCTCGACCACGGGCGTCAGGCGGATGAGGATGTGCGCGCTGCCGCCCAGGTCGAAGCGGTAGCCGGGGACGATCTCCTCCGTGGCCACGGCCCCGCCGACGATCGAACGCTTCTCGAAGACCCCCACGCGGTAGCCCGCCTGCGCCAGGTACGCGGCCGTGATCAGCCCGTTGTGCCCGGCGCCGACCACGATGACGTCGTAATCGTGCCCGCCCCTCACGCGGCCCTCGCGGGTGGATGGAGAAAGAGGATCATCCCCTGCACCACGAGGAGGTTGGTGACCAGGAAGAACACCGCTTCCTCCAGCGGCAGCACGCCCAGCGAGGGCCCCAGCGTGTGCGCCGGGCTGATCCGCCAGATTTCGAGGTGGATGGCCACGGCGTCCGCCATCCACAGGTACAGCGTGGGGATGCCGACGGCGAGCGCGAAGACGCGGCGCCGCGCCCAGATCTCGCGCCCGGCGTACGCCCACTGCAGCGCCAGCACCGGCGCCGCCCAGGCCAGGATCAGACCCAGGTAGGTGCCCTTCTCGAACGTCAGCAGCAGCCCGCCCGCCAGCGCCGCGGCGGCGTAGACCAGCGCGCCCGTCCACCGGCTGGCGTTGCCCGCCATCGATGGGCTGGTGGGAAGTAGCGAGCAGAGCAACAGGCCGGTCAGCAGCGGCTGCAGGAGAAAGAACAGGTACTCCTCCACCGGCACGTAGCCGATGGTGCCCACCACGCGGTCGCTTCCGTAGTTCCACACCCCGCGCCAGATCAGGTAGTTGTCCCACGGCGTGGTGTAGACGAGCGCGATCAGCGCCATCAGTGCCAGGAACCGCCCCGCACGCAGATGGATGCCGGGCAGGCGCCGCCGCTGCGTCCACGCCAGGACGAGAAGGGGCGGGACGATGAACACCAGCAGAAAGGCGAGATAGCTCACGCGGCGCGCCGGGGAGCGGGGACCACGCGGTCCAGCACCCGCGCCGAGCAGAGCACGCCGGGAACGCCGCCGCCCGGGTGCGTTCCCGCGCCGACGAAGTACAGCCCGCCCACATCCTCAGACCGGTTGTGGTAGCGGAAGTACGCGGACTGGGTGAGGATGGGCTCCAGCCCGAACGCCGCGCCATCCTCCGACCGCAGCGTGTGCTCGAAGTCGTGCGGCGTCAGGAAGAACGGCTTCACCGGGCTCTCCCCCAAGCCGGGGAGGAGGCGCTTTTCCAGCGAGTCCCGGATGCGCTCCCAGTACGGTTGCGCTTCGCGGCTCCAGTCGATCCCCGCGCGGGTGTTGGGGACGGGGGACAGGACGTAGAACCCTTCGTTCCCCTCCGGCGCCAGCGACGGGTCCGTCCTCGTCGGCGCGTGCAGATAGAGGGAGAAGTCGTCGGCCAGCACGCGGCGGGTGAAGATGTCGTCCAGCAGCGGCTTGTAGCGGTTTCCCAGGACGATGGTGTGGTGGGCCAGCTCCGGGAACTGCTTGCGGCTGCCGAAGTAAGCGACGAACAGGCTCATCGACTGCCTGCGGCGGCGAAGCGACCGGTCCGTGTGCCGCCGCCGATGCGCGGGCGCAATCATCTGCCCATAGACGCGCGACGGGTCGGCGTTGCTGACGACGACGTCGGCGGCGAAGCGCTGCCCATCCGCCGTCCTCACCGCCACGGCCCGCCCGCCGGACACCTCGATCTCCTCCACGGGCGAGTTCATCCGCACGTCCACGTCCATCTCCCCCAGCAGCTTCACCAGCCCGGCCACGATGCTGGTGGTGCCGCCCAGGGCGAAGTGCACGCCCCACTTTCGCTCCAGCCAGTGGATCAGCAGGTAGATGGACGTGGTGCTGAACGGGTTGCCGCCCACCAGCAGGGGCTCGAAGGTGAGCGCCTGCCGCAGCCGCTCGTCGTGGATGTAGCGCGACACCATCCCGTACACGCTGCGGTGGCTGCCCAGGCGGATCATCTGGGGGATCACCCGCGCCATGTCCGCCACGCGATCGAACGGCTGGTCGGCCAGCTGTGTGTAGCCCACGTCGAAGATGCGTTCGGCGTGGGCGGCCAGCTTTCGATAGCCGTCCACGTCGCGCGGGCTCATGGCGCGGATCTGCGCGATCAGCCGCTCCTCGTCGCCCACGTAGTCGAAGGTGCTGCCGTCGGGATACAGGATGCGGTAGAAGGGATCCACCGGCACCAGCTTGACGTAGTCCGCCATGTCGCGGCCGGCGAGCGCGAACAGCTCTTCCAGCAGGTAGGGCGCGGTGATCACCGTGGGCCCGGCATCCCAGGTGAAGCCGTCCTGGCGAAAGACGCGCGCCCGGCCCCCGGGCTGGTCCAGCGCCTCCAGGAGCGTGACCGCGTAGCCCCGGGCGCGCAGCCGCACCGCCGCCGCCAATCCCCCGAACCCGCTGCCGATGACCACCGCGCGGCTGCCGCTCATGCCTCTGCCCCACCAGGATGAAGGTCGTTCAACGCCGTGCGCAGCTCGTCGAGGTCGCGCAGCGGCACGGCGCCCGCGCGCCGCAGGGGCACGGCCGCCGCCTGGGCGCCGGGCCCGCCCACGAAAAGAGTGACGCCCTCTGCCACGGCGGCGCGTATTTCGCGTACTTCCGTATGAAGCGCATCCGCATCGTCTTCCAGCACCGCGCTCAGCAGCACCACGCGGGCGCCGCGGACGGCGACGGCCGTGGCGATGTCGGCCGCCGGGAGGTCGGCGCCCAGGTAGGTGACGCGCCACCCCTCCTGCGCCGCCGCCACGGCGGCCAGCAGCGCGCCGAACTCGTGCCGGTGGCCGCGGGGCGCCACGGCTACGGCGTCCGGGGCGCCGCGCGGCACGGGAAGCGACTCCGCCAGCCAGGCCAGCACGCGGCCCACCTGCGCGGAAAGCACGTGCTCGTGCGCCGGGGTGATGCGGCCCTGCGCCCACCGGTCACCCACGCGGTGCAGCAGGGGAACCACCACGCCGTCGGTGAACTCGTGCGAGGGCAGCGTCACCGCGGCACCCATCAGCGTGGCATACAGGCGCGGCGCGTCCATCGCTTCCACCGCATCGAGCGCGGACGAGACGAAGGCGCCCGCCCCCGCGCGCGGCCGGCCCTGCGGCGCGCGGGGGAGGTCATCGTCGCCCACCAGCGCGGCCAGCTCGCCGACAGACAGCGAGGCCGCCTGGCTGATGCCGTGCCCCGCCTCCGTGGCCAGGCGCAGCTGGCGGAGCCGTGAGATGTCGGCCTCGGAGTACAGGCGGCCTCCCGCGGCGTCGCGCCCGGGCTGCACCACGTCGTACCGGCGCTCCCAGGCGCGCAGCACGTGGGGCGAAAGCCGGGTCATACGGGCCGCGACGCGGATGGGGTACCGCGGCAGCGTTTCGGACGCCTGCATCTGCGCTCCCTGTCGAAGTACCGTCAAGCTACCCTATGAACAGATGCTTGACAAGCCTTATACAAACCATGTATCGTCCCTGCGACGCTCACGGCCGTCCCCGGCCGGGCGAGCACGGCGTGACATCAGCCGCAGGGAAATACCGAATGCGCAGCTCATCCGCCCCATCCTTGTCGGCCCGCCTTCCCGGCGCGGGGCTGATGGTGCTGTACGCGTTCACGGCGTTCGCCCTGTTCGGCTACGCCACCTTTGGGCTGCATCCCGGGCTCCTGGCCCGCTATCCCCAGTTCGCGCGCTTCTACGGCATCTCCTTCCAGTTCTTTGCGCAGGCGCAGATCTACCTTGCCTGGGCGGTGCTGGCCGCGGTGCTGTCGCTGTACGCGGGGAGGCGCTGGGTGCCGGCCTTCTGCGCGCTGTACCTGCTGAGCCTGTGTAGCGAGCTGCTGGGCACCGGCGCGGGCATTCCCTTCGGCGAGTACCACTACACCGAGGCGCTGGGCGCACGGTGGTTCGGCGCGGTGCCCATCGTCATTCCGCTCAGCTGGTTCTTCATGGCGCTGCCCTCGTACGCGGCTGCACGCGCGGCACTGCCGGAGCGGCCGGTCGCGCGAGTCCTCGTCGCGTCCTTGATCCTGCTGAGCTGGGACCTGGCGCTGGACCCGGCCATGAGCCACGCGACCGCGTACTGGGTGTGGGGCCAGCCGGGTGCGTACTACGGAATGCCCTGGCTGAACCTGTTCGGCTGGTACGTCACGGGATTGGGATTGATGGCGGCGCTGGCGGCGCTGCGGGCGGATGCGTGGGTGGCCCGGGTGCCCACGCGGTGGATGCTGGCCTTCTACGGCGCCAACCTGCTGCTTCCCGTGGGAATGAGCGTCGCCGCGGGGATGTGGGGCGCCGTGGCCGCCACCGCCGCCGCGCTGGCCGGTGCGGCCTTCGTCGCGCGGGCGCTGGGCCGAAGCGGGCAGGCGCACGCGAGCATGGTGGGGGCGACCGCATGAGCGCGCCGACCGTGACCGCCGAGCGCGAGCGGGAGCTGCTGCCGCGGGTTCGCGAAGGACTCCTGGGTGCGTCCGCCGCGGCCGGCGCGCAGGGGCTGCCCGGGACGGACGCCGCGGGGCAGCTGCTGCGGCCCATGGTGGCCTTCGCCGGCGTGCGCGGCGAGCCGCCGGCGGGGTTCTGGGACGCGGTGCTGGCCGTGCAGCTGGCGCACGAGGCGTCGCTGCTTCACGACGACGTGATCGACCAGGCGGCGGTGCGCCGCGGCCAGCCGACGCTGGCGAAGGCGCGCGGCGTGGCCTGCGCGCTGGTGCAGGGCGACCACCTGCTGACCGCCGCCTACCGGGCCGCGGCGCGCACCGGCAGCCTGAAATTCGTGACGCTCTTCGCCCGCGCCGTGGAGCGCACCGTCGCCGCCGAGGCCGCGCAGGGGCGCGCGGTGGGGCAGGTGCTCACCCGCGCCGCATACGACGAGATCGCCCTGGGCAAGGCGGGCGAGCTGCTGGGGTGCGCGCTGGCGTCCGCGGCGGTGCTGGAGGGGCGGGCGGACGCGGGAGAGGTGTTCGAACTGGGCCGCCGGCTGGGGCTGCTGTACCAGATGCTGGACGACCTGCTGGACTACTGCCCGCAGACGGACACCGGAAAGCCGCCCTTGGGCGACTACGCGCAGGGGCGGTGGACCTGGATCCTCGGCCAGGCGCCGGACCTTCGCTTCGGCGGCGAGCCGGCCCACGCGGCGCGTGCGCTTCACCGCTCGACGCCGCGAGGCTGCCCGATGGCGCGCGCGCTGACGCAGCTGGAGGCGGAGGGCAGGCTGCTTCGCGACGCGCTTTCCCGCCACCTGCCGGACGACGTGACGACGGTCGGCCTCGTCGATGAATGGATCGGCCGCGCTCGCGAGGCGGTGGCGCGCGAGGCTGTCGTCGTCGAGACCCCGATCGCCGTCCCTCCCACCGTCCCCGCGGCGGACCTGGCGGCGGCGCTGCGGGCACGTGTGCCGGCGCTGGATGCGGTCGATGCCTACCTGGCGACGGGGAGCCGCTCGTTCCGCTTCGCCTCTCGTCTCTTCTCGCCCGACGACGCTGGGCGGGTGGCACGGGTGTACGCCTGGTGCCGCGTCACTGACGACCTGGTGGACGATCCGCCAGCCGGGGTCGACGCCGCGGAATTGCTGGACGCCTGGCTCGGGCTCTCCCGCCGCGCGTACGACGGGCATCCCACGGGGCTGCCGCTGCTGGACCGCGTGATGGGAGAGATGGGGGCGCGCGGCGTGCCCTTTCGCCACGCCGCGTCGCTGGTGGAGGGAATGCGGATGGACCTGCGCGGCGAGCGGTACGCCACCCTGGCCGAGCTGCGCCGCTACACCTTTTGCGTGGCATCCACCGTTGGCCTGTGGCTCACGCAATTGATGGGGGTGGACGATGCCGTGGTGCTGGAGCGCGCGGAGCGGATGGGGCACGCCATGCAGCTGACGAACATCCTGCGCGACGTGGGCGAAGACCGGGCGAACGGCCGGATGTACCTGCCCGCGGAGTTGATGGCCAAGCATGGCATCACCGAGCCGATGCTGGCGCGGATGTGCGCGGGCGGGACGATCTCCCCGGCCTGGCGCGCGCTGGTGGAGGAGCTGATGGCCGTGGCCGAGGACGACTACCGCACCGCGCTGGAGGCGGTGCCCTCCCTTCCGCCGTCGTTCGCCCGCCCCGTGGCGGTGGCGGCGCACGTGTACCGCGGCATCCACCGCGAAATCCGACGCAACGGCCACGACAACCTGCGGCGCCGCGCACACACCCGCTCGAGCGCCAAGGTGAGCCTGGCGCTTGCTGCACTCTGGGAGCTCTTCCGCGCCTCCCGCGGCTCGGCGAGCCTCGGCCGGAGCCGAACCCTGCAGGCAGGCACGTGGAACTGATCCAGCGTCTCGCGTTTCCGCTGCTGCTCGCGGCCGTGCTCTCCACCGTCCCCGCACGGGCGCACGGGCAGGACCCGCTGCAGCGGGTCCGCCAGCTCTACCTGTCCGCCGTCCAGGACGAGTCGGCCATCGCACGGGGGATGCGGGCGCTTCGCGAGGTGCGCGCGGCCGGCGCGGTACGGGCGGGGAGCGGCCTGGATGCCGCGCTGACCGCGTACGATGGCGCGCTGGCGACGCTCCGGGCCAAGCACGGCACCTGGCCCCCCGCCCGCCTGCGGCACCTTCGCGAGGGGCTGGCCGCGATGGACGCCGTCGTCGCCGCGCACCCGGATCACCCGGAAGTGCGCTATCTGCGGCTGATGAGCTGCTACTACCTGCCGGCGATCCTGGGCCGGACCGCATCAGTGCGCGAAGACTTCGCGGCGCTGGCGCGGCTGCTCCCGGAAGCGCGCGGGGAGTATCCGCCGGAGCTGTACGCTGCCATCACGCAATTCGTCCTCAGGCACGGCAACCCCACGGCGGGGCAGCGGCTTGCGCTGGAGGCGGCGTTGGAGGCATCGGGCGGATGAACAGCCGCTTTTCGCGCCCGGCGGTGGCGGCGTTCGAGCTGTTCTTTCGCCCGTGGATGCGGCGGCGCGTGCACGCCGTGCGCGTCTCCTTCGCCGCGCCTCCTCCCCCGACGGACCGGCCGCTGCTGCTGGCCACCAACCACGTGAGCTGGTGGGACGGCTTCGTGCTGCGCGAGGTGCAGCGCACTCTTCGCCCGGGCGCGCCGATGTACACGGTGATGTCGAGCGCGGAGCTGGCGCGCTTTCCCTACTTCCGGCTGATGGGCGTCGTGGGCGTAGATCCCACGTCTGCGGGCTCCGTTTCCCGCGCCCTGGGATTCCTGCGGGCGCGGCTCCGGGAACGACCGGAATCCACGGTCGTCTTCTTTCCGCAGGGGCGCATCTGGCCCTCGCACCGCCGTCCGCTGGGCTTCCGGCGCGGGGTGGAGGTCTTCGCCCGGCGCCTCTCCGCCCACGTCCTTCCCGTAGGCATCCACGCCGAGCCACTGAATACCGTCGCGCCGACGTTCTTCGTCTCCGTCGGCGAAGGTGTCGAGGGACGCGTGGCGGCGGAGGAACTGGAGCGGCGTGTGGAAAAGGAGATCGATGCCGTGCTCGGTTTCCTGGCGGAGCACGGCGAGGAAGCCGGAGATGCGTGGTCGGAGGGGACGCGATGATGGTCGTATCACTGGCCTCCACCATCCTGCTCGCGGTCATGCTGGCGGTCGCACTGTGGAACCTGGCAGCCGCACGACGGCTGGAAGCGGCGGGCGATCCGTCTTCGCACCCTGTGGTCAGCATCCTGGTGCCCGCGCGGAACGAGGAGGCCAACCTGCGCGCCCTGCTCCCCGCCCTGC
This region of Longimicrobium sp. genomic DNA includes:
- a CDS encoding lysophospholipid acyltransferase family protein, encoding MNSRFSRPAVAAFELFFRPWMRRRVHAVRVSFAAPPPPTDRPLLLATNHVSWWDGFVLREVQRTLRPGAPMYTVMSSAELARFPYFRLMGVVGVDPTSAGSVSRALGFLRARLRERPESTVVFFPQGRIWPSHRRPLGFRRGVEVFARRLSAHVLPVGIHAEPLNTVAPTFFVSVGEGVEGRVAAEELERRVEKEIDAVLGFLAEHGEEAGDAWSEGTR
- a CDS encoding MerR family transcriptional regulator, with product MQASETLPRYPIRVAARMTRLSPHVLRAWERRYDVVQPGRDAAGGRLYSEADISRLRQLRLATEAGHGISQAASLSVGELAALVGDDDLPRAPQGRPRAGAGAFVSSALDAVEAMDAPRLYATLMGAAVTLPSHEFTDGVVVPLLHRVGDRWAQGRITPAHEHVLSAQVGRVLAWLAESLPVPRGAPDAVAVAPRGHRHEFGALLAAVAAAQEGWRVTYLGADLPAADIATAVAVRGARVVLLSAVLEDDADALHTEVREIRAAVAEGVTLFVGGPGAQAAAVPLRRAGAVPLRDLDELRTALNDLHPGGAEA
- a CDS encoding NAD(P)/FAD-dependent oxidoreductase, whose amino-acid sequence is MRGGHDYDVIVVGAGHNGLITAAYLAQAGYRVGVFEKRSIVGGAVATEEIVPGYRFDLGGSAHILIRLTPVVEELGLERFGLEYLELDPLFFAPFEDGDSLFIHRDADRTAQELEQKYPGEGDAYRRLMDDWRPFARLVKDAFLEVPSPFQLGKRFLFNRAFGRDWQRALRTILRPYGEVVDEYFREEKVKAPLVWMAAQSGPPPTEPLTAPFLLWQPLYHEGGIARPRGGSGVLTQALARHVEAHGGYVHTGAGVDEILVDDGRAVGIRVRGQPYTARAVVSGTHAVETFGRLLPVEHRPPAARGMQVGNGFGAVLRLALDSPVEYVAHPGREARVGLQLLCRDRQQILSAYGDYLRREPTRDPPIVAMTFSAVDDSLAPPGGEVLWLWAQYYPYELAGGAHWDDIGERVADGILDAFEKYAPGTRGKVVGSLFQHPLWLERELGLVRGNVMHLEMSVTQMFALRPFGGMAQYRGPLRGMYLTGASTHPGGGIMGASGRNAARVVLRDLEKRKV
- a CDS encoding carotenoid biosynthesis protein, which codes for MRSSSAPSLSARLPGAGLMVLYAFTAFALFGYATFGLHPGLLARYPQFARFYGISFQFFAQAQIYLAWAVLAAVLSLYAGRRWVPAFCALYLLSLCSELLGTGAGIPFGEYHYTEALGARWFGAVPIVIPLSWFFMALPSYAAARAALPERPVARVLVASLILLSWDLALDPAMSHATAYWVWGQPGAYYGMPWLNLFGWYVTGLGLMAALAALRADAWVARVPTRWMLAFYGANLLLPVGMSVAAGMWGAVAATAAALAGAAFVARALGRSGQAHASMVGATA
- a CDS encoding squalene/phytoene synthase family protein gives rise to the protein MSAPTVTAERERELLPRVREGLLGASAAAGAQGLPGTDAAGQLLRPMVAFAGVRGEPPAGFWDAVLAVQLAHEASLLHDDVIDQAAVRRGQPTLAKARGVACALVQGDHLLTAAYRAAARTGSLKFVTLFARAVERTVAAEAAQGRAVGQVLTRAAYDEIALGKAGELLGCALASAAVLEGRADAGEVFELGRRLGLLYQMLDDLLDYCPQTDTGKPPLGDYAQGRWTWILGQAPDLRFGGEPAHAARALHRSTPRGCPMARALTQLEAEGRLLRDALSRHLPDDVTTVGLVDEWIGRAREAVAREAVVVETPIAVPPTVPAADLAAALRARVPALDAVDAYLATGSRSFRFASRLFSPDDAGRVARVYAWCRVTDDLVDDPPAGVDAAELLDAWLGLSRRAYDGHPTGLPLLDRVMGEMGARGVPFRHAASLVEGMRMDLRGERYATLAELRRYTFCVASTVGLWLTQLMGVDDAVVLERAERMGHAMQLTNILRDVGEDRANGRMYLPAELMAKHGITEPMLARMCAGGTISPAWRALVEELMAVAEDDYRTALEAVPSLPPSFARPVAVAAHVYRGIHREIRRNGHDNLRRRAHTRSSAKVSLALAALWELFRASRGSASLGRSRTLQAGTWN
- a CDS encoding phytoene desaturase, with the protein product MSGSRAVVIGSGFGGLAAAVRLRARGYAVTLLEALDQPGGRARVFRQDGFTWDAGPTVITAPYLLEELFALAGRDMADYVKLVPVDPFYRILYPDGSTFDYVGDEERLIAQIRAMSPRDVDGYRKLAAHAERIFDVGYTQLADQPFDRVADMARVIPQMIRLGSHRSVYGMVSRYIHDERLRQALTFEPLLVGGNPFSTTSIYLLIHWLERKWGVHFALGGTTSIVAGLVKLLGEMDVDVRMNSPVEEIEVSGGRAVAVRTADGQRFAADVVVSNADPSRVYGQMIAPAHRRRHTDRSLRRRRQSMSLFVAYFGSRKQFPELAHHTIVLGNRYKPLLDDIFTRRVLADDFSLYLHAPTRTDPSLAPEGNEGFYVLSPVPNTRAGIDWSREAQPYWERIRDSLEKRLLPGLGESPVKPFFLTPHDFEHTLRSEDGAAFGLEPILTQSAYFRYHNRSEDVGGLYFVGAGTHPGGGVPGVLCSARVLDRVVPAPRRAA
- a CDS encoding lycopene cyclase domain-containing protein, which produces MSYLAFLLVFIVPPLLVLAWTQRRRLPGIHLRAGRFLALMALIALVYTTPWDNYLIWRGVWNYGSDRVVGTIGYVPVEEYLFFLLQPLLTGLLLCSLLPTSPSMAGNASRWTGALVYAAAALAGGLLLTFEKGTYLGLILAWAAPVLALQWAYAGREIWARRRVFALAVGIPTLYLWMADAVAIHLEIWRISPAHTLGPSLGVLPLEEAVFFLVTNLLVVQGMILFLHPPARAA